Part of the Halorhabdus utahensis DSM 12940 genome, CTGAATCTGCTCGGCAACGGTCATGACGCTCGGATCCTCGTCGCTGGCGATCTCGTAGCGCTCGACGCCGGTCTCGCCAGCGGCGAGTTGTTCTTCGAGGCGTTCGGCGCTCCGGACGTACGCCCGGGCGACGTCCTTGACGTGGATGTAGTTGCGTGCCTGGGTGCCCGGCTCGTAGACGGTGAGCGTCTCGCCGTCGAAGAGTCGGCCCAGGAAGAAGTTGATGACCGTCCCCTTCGAGACGACCCTGTCGCCCACTTCGTGGCTGCCATAGAGGTTCGATTTGAGGAAGAGGTGGGCCGGGAACGCGCCGTCGGCGTAGGTCTGGATGGCCTGCTCGCCCAGGACTTTCGTCCGACCGTACCAGTTCATCGGGTCGCGTGGCTGCTCGACGGTGATCGGGAACGACTGGGGATCCCCCAGCACGGCCATGCTGAAGGGAAAGACGAGTGCCGCGCCGGTCTGGCGACAGAACCACGCGACGTTGTGCGTCCCGACGACGTTGGTCTCGTAGGCGAGGTCGGCGTTATCGCCGCAATCGTCGACGCCAC contains:
- a CDS encoding NAD-dependent epimerase/dehydratase family protein; this translates as MTENDSFDPDEPLSIAVTGAAGFIGSRVLDRLQAAHPEWELTAIDNFYLGKVREVGDVTIEHVDVRKRDRLADALDGSDIVMHLAAVSGVDDCGDNADLAYETNVVGTHNVAWFCRQTGAALVFPFSMAVLGDPQSFPITVEQPRDPMNWYGRTKVLGEQAIQTYADGAFPAHLFLKSNLYGSHEVGDRVVSKGTVINFFLGRLFDGETLTVYEPGTQARNYIHVKDVARAYVRSAERLEEQLAAGETGVERYEIASDEDPSVMTVAEQIQEIAGEYGLDADVDLVENPRAGDETLVSEFGVDTSAAHETLGWEVRHSIEETVRERLDRQPD